The Archangium lipolyticum genomic sequence CCGAGTACGAGCCCGGCCGCCGCTTCCTCGAGCGCTCGGTGCTGTTCTCGCAGAAGCAGTGGGTCCACGAGCGGATCGTCACGCCTACCGCGACAGGGTGCCGGCTCACGGACTCGGTCCGGTTCACCCCGAGGCTGCGCCCGTTGGGGGCACTGCACCTCGCTGTCTTCCGGCTGGCCTTCCACTGGAGGCATCGCAACCTGCGGCGGTTGTTCGACCAGCCCCTCCCATGAATCGGGAGTCCCAATGAGCGAGTCCCTCCGGGTGGTGGTGACAACAGTCACCACCCGATGATGGACGTCACCAGGGTTCGATGCCCCGGCGGGTGATGCCTTCCGAGGGAAACAGGCCTCTTCCGAGGCGTTCGAGTGCCGCACGGCGGCTGGCATGCCTCCTGCTCTGGGTCGAGGCATACGCTCTTCTTCACGAGGAAATCCCCCATGCCCAGGATCCGCGGCGGTTTCAACACCCCCCACTTCACTCCGCCACCCCGCTCGGACAGGACCCCTTCGTCGCGCCCCACCAGGGCCCCCGAGACCTCGTCACACGGACCGGCCGCCCGCTACGGGCAGGACCAGTTCGATGCGAGGAAGCCCGTCACCGTCTACCGGGTGGAAGGACCCGACAACCAGCGCCTGTCCTTCAACAACCATGGCGACCCCCACATCACCAAGTCCTTCAACAGCGCGACGAACATGAGCAAGCCGAGCCAGTACGACAAGCCCATGTCGTACCAGGATCGCGCCTTCCTCAACTTCGGGGATCGCGCCCGCGCCGAGGAGTTCCTCGCCGTCCGTCACGACCAGGGTCATGGCCAGACGGAGATGAAGAGCTTCCAGGTCCCGTACAGCACCTTCGACAACATCCGCAACAAAGCCGTCCCCGAGAGCGCCGCGCGTGACGAGAGATTCCGGCACCGCCCCATCCAGGTGGATGTGAACAAGGCCGACCACCAGTACGGCCTCAACTGGCAATCCCTCCAGCAGATCAACTCCACCGCGATTCCAGGCAGCGGCCGGGTGGTGCAGCAGCGGCCCGACATGATCTACCACTCGGAGGTCTCCAACGCCTTCCAGGATCTCTTCAAGCCGTGAGGCGTTGAGCGCACACGGGGCGCCTTGCGCCCTCCGTCCCCCCCATGCCATGAGGGGCACCAGCCGCCATCCATGAGCTGGGAGCCCCGATGAACTGGATCCATGCGCGCTTCGTGAGCGCGCTCGCCGTCTTCGTATTGATCGTGCCCGCCGCCGACGCGGCGACCCGGCAACAGGAGCTGGATCGGCTCGTCACGAAGTACCATCAGCTGCGCCAGTTCAACGGCGCCGTGCTCGTCGCCGACGAGAAGGGCGTCGTGCACAAGAAGGGCTACGGCTTCGCGAACCTCGAATGGCGGGTGCCGAATACCCCCGACACGAAGTTCCGCATCGGCTCCATCACCAAGCAGTTCACCTCGATGGTCATCATGCAGCTCGTCTCCGAGGGGAAGCTCCGGCTCGAGGACAAGCTCACGACGCACCTCCCGGACTACCGCAAGGACACGGGCGACCGCATCACGATCGCCCACCTGC encodes the following:
- a CDS encoding SRPBCC family protein, translating into MQGVNREFFPLVRMTWPGSNGSLPSSPPLGQRLFRSWILLFGLLPIDYDDLTFAEYEPGRRFLERSVLFSQKQWVHERIVTPTATGCRLTDSVRFTPRLRPLGALHLAVFRLAFHWRHRNLRRLFDQPLP